The following are encoded in a window of Streptomyces sp. 11x1 genomic DNA:
- a CDS encoding sugar phosphate isomerase/epimerase family protein: MTVKQLSIPELVNGCGELGIPGVGLWREPVAEHGLEATAKLVRDAGLSVTTLCRGGFFTAIGPAERSAALADNRKAIDEAATLGTDTLVLVSGGLPEGSKDLHGARERIADALAELGPYAAEHGVRLAIEPLHPMFASDRCVVSTLSQALDIAERFPAEQVGVTVDTYHIWWDDTAPAAIARAGAAGRIHTFQLADWITPLPHGVLTGRGQIGDGAIDMREWKSYVEAAGYTGPIEVELFNDELWAGDGRELLAQTAQRFVEHAA; this comes from the coding sequence ATGACCGTCAAGCAGCTGTCGATCCCCGAACTGGTCAATGGTTGTGGGGAGTTGGGCATCCCGGGTGTGGGCCTCTGGCGTGAGCCGGTGGCCGAGCACGGCCTGGAGGCGACGGCCAAGCTGGTCCGCGACGCGGGTCTGTCGGTCACCACCCTCTGCCGGGGCGGCTTCTTCACGGCGATCGGCCCGGCCGAACGGTCGGCGGCGCTGGCTGACAACCGCAAGGCGATCGACGAGGCGGCAACGCTCGGCACGGACACCCTGGTCCTGGTCTCGGGCGGCCTCCCGGAGGGTTCGAAGGACCTGCACGGCGCCCGGGAGCGCATCGCGGACGCGCTGGCGGAGCTGGGCCCGTACGCGGCGGAGCACGGGGTGAGGTTGGCCATCGAACCCCTCCACCCCATGTTCGCCTCGGACCGCTGCGTGGTGTCGACGCTCTCGCAGGCGCTGGACATCGCGGAACGTTTCCCGGCGGAGCAGGTGGGCGTGACCGTGGACACCTACCACATCTGGTGGGACGACACGGCCCCGGCCGCGATCGCCCGCGCGGGCGCCGCCGGCCGCATCCACACCTTCCAACTCGCCGACTGGATCACCCCGTTGCCCCATGGCGTCCTGACCGGCCGGGGTCAGATCGGCGACGGCGCGATCGACATGCGCGAGTGGAAGTCCTACGTCGAGGCGGCGGGCTACACGGGCCCCATCGAGGTGGAGCTGTTCAACGACGAGCTGTGGGCGGGCGACGGCCGGGAGCTGCTCGCGCAGACGGCACAGCGGTTCGTGGAGCACGCGGCCTGA
- a CDS encoding Arc family DNA-binding protein produces the protein MSDVMIRVPAEVRDQLAAVAEARGTSLRALMQDIAAQTLTPEQIRERADRTRALLAERFGHEVSKEESAEMRRKMREATAAHRAALAQVEPSP, from the coding sequence ATGTCCGACGTCATGATCCGTGTGCCCGCCGAAGTCCGTGACCAGCTCGCCGCCGTGGCCGAGGCCCGGGGGACGAGTCTTCGCGCCCTCATGCAGGACATAGCCGCTCAGACACTGACACCCGAGCAGATCAGGGAACGCGCCGACCGCACCCGGGCCCTGCTCGCCGAACGCTTCGGGCACGAGGTGTCCAAGGAGGAGTCGGCGGAGATGCGGCGCAAGATGCGGGAGGCCACGGCTGCCCACAGGGCCGCCCTCGCGCAGGTGGAGCCGTCACCTTGA
- a CDS encoding LacI family DNA-binding transcriptional regulator — MTVTLADVAARAQVSPATVSRVLNGNYPVAASTRERVLKAVDELDYVLNGPASALAAATSDLVGILVNDIADPFFGIMAAAIQSEIGGPGGRAGGERLGVVCNTGGSPERELTYLTLLQRQRAAAVVLTGGAIEDPAHLAAVGNKLRKLAEAGTRVVLCGRPPAPEAIAITFDNRGGGQLLTEHLIGLGHRRLGYIAGPEERTTTRHRLEGHRAALAAAGIEDDPRWTVYGRYDRLSGYEATLELLRRDPSLTAVVAANDTVALGACAALRDSGLRIPDDVSVAGFDDLPFSIDAVPALTTVRLPLSDAGARAGRIAMGREEPPPGGIATVRGELMVRGSSGVPREG; from the coding sequence ATGACTGTGACCCTGGCGGACGTGGCGGCCCGTGCGCAGGTGTCGCCGGCGACCGTCTCCCGGGTGCTCAACGGGAACTATCCAGTGGCCGCGTCCACGCGCGAGCGGGTGCTCAAGGCCGTCGACGAGCTGGACTACGTCCTCAACGGTCCCGCCAGCGCGCTCGCCGCCGCCACCTCCGACCTGGTCGGCATCCTGGTGAACGACATCGCCGACCCCTTCTTCGGGATCATGGCCGCGGCCATCCAGTCCGAGATCGGCGGGCCGGGCGGGCGCGCGGGCGGGGAGCGGCTGGGTGTGGTGTGCAACACGGGCGGCTCCCCGGAGCGCGAGCTGACCTACCTCACGCTGCTGCAGCGGCAGCGGGCTGCTGCCGTGGTGCTGACCGGCGGGGCCATCGAGGACCCGGCGCATCTGGCCGCCGTCGGCAACAAGCTGCGGAAGCTGGCGGAGGCCGGGACGCGGGTGGTGCTGTGCGGGCGGCCGCCGGCACCGGAGGCCATCGCGATCACCTTCGACAACCGGGGCGGCGGTCAGCTGCTGACCGAGCACCTGATCGGGCTGGGGCACCGGCGGCTCGGGTACATCGCCGGGCCGGAGGAGCGGACGACGACACGGCACCGGCTGGAGGGGCACCGGGCGGCGCTGGCCGCCGCCGGGATCGAGGACGATCCCCGGTGGACCGTGTACGGCCGCTACGACCGGCTCTCCGGGTACGAGGCGACGCTGGAGCTGTTGCGCCGGGACCCCTCGCTGACGGCCGTGGTCGCCGCCAACGACACGGTGGCGCTGGGGGCTTGTGCGGCGCTGCGGGACTCCGGGCTGCGGATCCCGGACGACGTGTCCGTGGCCGGGTTCGACGACCTGCCGTTCAGCATCGACGCGGTGCCGGCGCTGACGACGGTGCGGTTGCCGCTGTCGGACGCGGGGGCCCGGGCCGGGCGGATCGCGATGGGGCGCGAGGAGCCGCCGCCGGGTGGGATCGCCACGGTTCGGGGGGAGTTGATGGTGCGGGGGTCGAGTGGGGTGCCTCGGGAGGGGTGA
- a CDS encoding dihydrodipicolinate synthase family protein, which translates to MTIRLPGATGQLRAYTPRTEPLAVSPGTPLTSRTVFSAAHVVADPFADVSPDSPAAVDWDATLAFRRHLWSHGLGVAEAMDTAQRGMGLDWAGAAELIRRSAAEARSVGGRIACGVGTDQLTGPASLPDIRKAYEEQLALVEESGAQAILMASRALAAAARGPEDYLEVYGHLLRQAAEPVVLHWLGPMFDPALDGYWGSSDLDAATETFLAVIAAHPDKVDGIKVSLLDAQREIDIRRRLPQGVRCYTGDDFNYPELIAGDEKGFSHALLGIFDPLGPLAAEAVRVLDTGDVQGFRNLMDPTVELSRHLFQTPTRFYKTGVVFLAWLAGHQSHFTMVGGLQSARSLPHFARAYELADGLGLFPDPALAETRMKNLLSLYGVAQ; encoded by the coding sequence GTGACGATCCGACTCCCCGGGGCCACAGGGCAGTTGCGGGCCTACACCCCGCGCACCGAGCCCCTGGCGGTGTCCCCCGGCACCCCGCTCACCTCCCGGACGGTCTTCTCGGCGGCGCACGTCGTCGCGGACCCCTTCGCGGACGTGTCCCCGGACTCGCCCGCCGCCGTCGACTGGGACGCCACCCTCGCCTTCCGCCGCCACCTGTGGTCGCACGGCCTGGGCGTCGCCGAGGCGATGGACACCGCGCAGCGCGGCATGGGCCTCGACTGGGCGGGCGCGGCGGAGCTGATCCGCCGCAGCGCGGCGGAGGCTCGGAGCGTGGGCGGCCGCATCGCGTGCGGCGTCGGCACGGACCAGCTCACGGGCCCCGCCTCCCTGCCGGACATCCGCAAGGCGTACGAGGAGCAGCTGGCGCTCGTCGAGGAGTCGGGTGCCCAGGCGATCCTGATGGCCTCGCGCGCGCTGGCCGCCGCCGCGCGGGGCCCCGAGGACTACCTGGAGGTCTACGGCCACCTGCTGCGCCAGGCCGCCGAGCCGGTCGTCCTGCACTGGCTCGGCCCCATGTTCGACCCGGCCCTCGACGGCTACTGGGGCTCGTCGGACCTGGACGCGGCGACGGAGACCTTCCTCGCCGTGATCGCCGCGCACCCCGACAAGGTCGACGGCATCAAGGTCTCCCTGCTGGACGCCCAGCGGGAGATCGACATCCGGCGTCGGCTCCCGCAGGGCGTCCGCTGCTACACGGGTGACGACTTCAACTACCCCGAGCTGATCGCCGGCGACGAGAAGGGCTTCAGCCACGCGCTGCTCGGCATCTTCGACCCGCTGGGCCCGCTGGCGGCCGAGGCGGTCCGCGTCCTGGACACGGGCGACGTGCAGGGCTTCCGGAACCTCATGGACCCGACCGTCGAGCTGTCCCGCCACCTCTTCCAGACCCCCACCCGCTTCTACAAGACGGGTGTCGTCTTCCTGGCGTGGCTGGCCGGCCACCAGTCGCACTTCACGATGGTCGGCGGCCTCCAGTCGGCCCGCTCCCTCCCGCACTTCGCCCGCGCCTACGAACTCGCTGACGGCCTGGGCCTGTTCCCGGACCCGGCGCTGGCGGAGACCCGGATGAAGAACCTGCTCTCCCTGTACGGAGTGGCCCAGTGA
- a CDS encoding DUF6333 family protein — MTDDSFWTLPPDRVVRGSMGHCDITVLLPPFDVDALTLPVNDPVRAAEFAASLGTVDEVLEEIGPRPVIEVPPYTDTRADLDIVHAGAWGHVLGFSGPALADNGNDTPVLREARRLRERHPEARIVGRAHFHGGADHTEDLVWLPDGALFHATGWPGDDPFEVTGDPAVIAAALGIPAETLEELGLDEEDPADIEWSGFAALALGKADPWGKKHLGITAFRVRHSESATSRMEELYFVDGQ; from the coding sequence ATGACCGACGACAGCTTCTGGACCCTCCCGCCCGACCGAGTGGTGCGCGGATCCATGGGCCACTGCGACATCACCGTCCTGCTCCCGCCGTTCGACGTGGACGCGCTCACGCTGCCCGTCAACGACCCGGTCCGGGCAGCCGAGTTCGCCGCCTCCCTCGGCACCGTCGACGAGGTGTTGGAGGAGATCGGGCCCCGGCCCGTCATCGAAGTGCCGCCCTATACGGACACCCGGGCCGACCTGGACATCGTGCACGCCGGCGCGTGGGGCCACGTCCTCGGCTTCAGCGGCCCGGCACTGGCCGACAACGGCAACGACACCCCCGTCCTGCGCGAGGCCCGCCGCCTGCGGGAGCGCCATCCCGAGGCCCGTATCGTCGGCCGCGCCCACTTCCACGGGGGCGCGGACCACACCGAGGACCTCGTCTGGCTGCCGGACGGGGCCCTGTTCCACGCCACCGGCTGGCCCGGGGACGATCCGTTCGAGGTGACGGGCGACCCGGCCGTGATCGCCGCCGCCCTCGGCATCCCCGCCGAGACGCTGGAGGAACTCGGCCTGGACGAGGAGGACCCGGCCGACATCGAATGGTCCGGCTTCGCCGCCCTGGCCCTGGGCAAGGCCGACCCCTGGGGCAAGAAGCACCTGGGGATCACGGCCTTCCGCGTACGGCACAGCGAGTCCGCCACGTCCAGGATGGAAGAGCTGTACTTCGTCGACGGTCAGTAG
- a CDS encoding iron-containing redox enzyme family protein produces the protein METQVAGPVLPESRGAVSAAVTRFLRGEGAPPGSREIAGADPFGDDLQLALYLCYELHYRGFADVDADLEWDPELLRCRAALEWPFLESLRDRATRHVSAREALDELLVEPAGGDGGGVGDFLQDEGELWQVREYAAQRSLYHLKEADPHAWVLPRLWGRAKAGMAAVEFDEFGGGRAERVHARLFADLMTDLGLDPTYGRYVDAAGAEALALVNLMSLFGLHRALRGALVGHFATVEITSSPGSRRLAGAMRRTGAGAAAEHFYDEHVEADAVHEQVVRREVVAGLLEEEPQLDADVAFGVDATSHLEDALADRLLGAWRAGRSSLRTPV, from the coding sequence ATGGAGACCCAGGTGGCAGGGCCGGTGTTGCCGGAGAGCAGGGGGGCGGTCTCGGCTGCCGTCACGCGGTTCCTGCGGGGCGAGGGGGCGCCGCCCGGGAGCCGGGAGATCGCCGGGGCCGACCCCTTCGGCGACGACCTCCAGCTCGCCCTCTACCTCTGCTACGAACTGCACTACCGAGGCTTCGCCGACGTCGACGCCGACCTCGAATGGGACCCGGAGCTGCTGCGCTGCCGGGCGGCCCTGGAGTGGCCGTTCCTCGAAAGCCTGCGCGACCGGGCCACCCGGCACGTGAGTGCCCGGGAAGCCCTGGACGAGCTGCTCGTGGAACCGGCGGGCGGCGACGGCGGCGGGGTCGGCGACTTCCTCCAGGACGAGGGCGAACTGTGGCAGGTGCGCGAGTACGCGGCGCAGCGGTCGCTGTACCACCTCAAGGAGGCCGACCCGCACGCCTGGGTGCTGCCCCGGCTGTGGGGGCGGGCCAAGGCGGGCATGGCCGCCGTCGAGTTCGACGAGTTCGGCGGGGGCCGCGCCGAACGCGTGCACGCACGCCTCTTCGCCGACCTCATGACCGATCTCGGGCTCGACCCGACGTACGGCCGCTATGTGGACGCCGCCGGGGCCGAGGCGCTCGCCCTGGTGAACCTGATGTCCCTCTTCGGCCTGCACCGGGCCCTGCGCGGCGCCCTGGTGGGCCACTTCGCGACGGTCGAGATCACCTCCTCCCCCGGCTCCCGCCGGCTCGCTGGCGCCATGCGGCGGACGGGGGCCGGCGCCGCCGCCGAGCACTTCTACGACGAGCATGTCGAGGCCGACGCCGTGCACGAGCAGGTCGTACGGCGGGAGGTCGTCGCCGGGCTGCTGGAGGAGGAGCCACAGCTGGACGCCGACGTCGCCTTCGGCGTCGACGCCACCAGCCACCTGGAGGACGCCCTGGCCGACCGTCTCCTCGGAGCGTGGCGAGCGGGCCGGTCGTCACTTCGTACACCGGTCTGA
- a CDS encoding ABC transporter ATP-binding protein, producing MPEVTVKNLAKTFGDNSVLRDVTFTIKDGEFFTLLGASGCGKSTTLNCIAGLEQPTEGSIAVGGRPFVDAAAGVFLPPEERNLGMVFQSYALWPHMTIAKNLALPLNIRKVPKEKQRTLIHDALDKVGLAALSGRYPHQLSGGQQQRVALARALVYSPTVLLLDEPLSNLDAKLREQARAWLKRLQEELGITTVYVTHDQDEALALSDRIAVMEGGNMIQIGTPHEIYEKPAAPAVAAFVGRCNFLTGKVVSVDGTRHTVLLDASGEVVRVDSDRRVPTGDSVTVAVRPERLEVVASTETPAGMNRLDTQVITSSYVGSRYEYDVRLGDQVVQVLSSNGGLAGEVALVFDPGHALLYADKVELPEDQRDLLTVTS from the coding sequence ATGCCTGAGGTGACCGTCAAGAACCTCGCCAAGACGTTCGGCGACAACTCCGTCCTGCGGGACGTCACCTTCACCATCAAGGACGGCGAGTTCTTCACGCTGCTCGGCGCGAGCGGCTGCGGCAAGTCGACCACGCTGAACTGCATAGCGGGCCTGGAGCAGCCGACGGAGGGTTCGATCGCGGTCGGCGGCCGGCCGTTCGTGGACGCCGCCGCCGGGGTCTTCCTTCCGCCCGAGGAGCGCAACCTCGGCATGGTCTTCCAGTCGTACGCGCTGTGGCCGCACATGACCATCGCGAAGAACCTGGCCCTCCCCCTCAACATCCGCAAGGTGCCCAAGGAGAAGCAGAGGACGCTGATCCACGACGCCCTGGACAAGGTGGGCCTCGCCGCGCTCAGCGGCCGCTACCCCCACCAGCTCTCCGGCGGCCAGCAGCAACGCGTCGCCCTGGCACGGGCGTTGGTGTACTCCCCGACGGTCCTGCTCCTCGACGAGCCCCTCTCCAACCTGGACGCCAAGCTGCGCGAGCAGGCCCGTGCCTGGCTGAAGCGGCTCCAGGAGGAGCTGGGCATCACCACCGTCTACGTCACCCACGACCAGGACGAGGCGCTCGCCCTCAGCGACCGGATCGCCGTGATGGAGGGCGGCAACATGATCCAGATCGGCACGCCGCACGAGATCTACGAGAAGCCCGCCGCGCCCGCCGTGGCCGCGTTCGTCGGCCGCTGCAACTTCCTCACCGGCAAGGTGGTGAGCGTGGACGGCACCCGGCACACCGTGCTCCTCGACGCGAGCGGGGAGGTCGTACGGGTCGACAGCGACCGGCGCGTCCCGACGGGCGACTCGGTCACGGTCGCGGTCCGCCCCGAGCGCCTGGAGGTGGTGGCCTCCACCGAGACCCCGGCGGGCATGAACCGCCTCGACACCCAGGTCATCACCAGCTCCTACGTCGGCTCCCGCTACGAGTACGACGTCCGCCTCGGCGACCAGGTGGTGCAGGTGCTCAGCTCCAACGGCGGCCTGGCGGGCGAGGTGGCCCTGGTCTTCGACCCGGGGCACGCGCTGCTGTACGCGGACAAGGTCGAACTTCCGGAGGACCAGCGGGACTTGCTGACGGTGACGTCGTAG
- a CDS encoding CsbD family protein gives MAAKNKGNMDKIKGKAKEMTGKVTGDRAQQAEGKMQQARGEAKKMKGKAQERVQERTRESQRPAGRAGI, from the coding sequence ATGGCTGCCAAGAACAAGGGCAACATGGACAAGATCAAGGGCAAGGCCAAGGAGATGACCGGGAAGGTCACCGGCGACCGCGCCCAGCAGGCCGAGGGCAAGATGCAGCAGGCCCGCGGCGAGGCGAAGAAGATGAAGGGCAAGGCGCAGGAGCGCGTGCAGGAGCGCACGCGCGAGTCGCAGCGCCCGGCGGGACGCGCCGGCATCTGA
- a CDS encoding iron ABC transporter permease, translating to MSTLTQQPRTPADETPAETFRPPRYRRPFGIGRDTAVQYAVLAFLAVLVLAPIVPTLYQSIRNRPLYEAGGAFTLSGYTDLFTKAGFGEVALNTLLFASLTTILSLAIAIPMAIVVVRTKLPGGRLIALAMQWPFFISSLILGFGWIIMYGPAGFVSVKVQQLFGSVPWNLYSIPGMALTEAVALAPIAYVFCANALRQSDASLESAAQVCGAGPFRILAQVIVPLLRPPIVYSAILVFSVSIETLSVPLLYGQPVSIDVFSTFLYHNGLQSVDPDYTMLGAASTVILVVTLSLVAVQAKLLKDAARFVSVRGKVTRPRKLDLGWLKWVSIACIWFYVIVGALVPIAGLVMRSFTLVFTPLQSPFRTVTTKNYEIVFDSDNYVQSLYNSMIVAGVGSVVVSALAVFAVMVARRSTFRFGRAVEYLALIPQSLPGIIIGIGFFWAFALAPFGMGSVLQGTIYAVIIAFGMRALPSAFGSVAPAIMQIGGELDNAARVSGADWLMTFFRVLRALITPAFAGALILTFVIMLKEYSPAVFLSSADNNILGTTMLSLWTQGRAGSVAALATLQIGITAVFVALAGLLMKGKHHA from the coding sequence ATGTCAACCCTCACCCAGCAACCCCGCACACCGGCGGACGAGACACCCGCGGAGACGTTCCGGCCACCGCGCTACCGCCGCCCCTTCGGCATCGGACGGGACACGGCCGTCCAGTACGCGGTCCTGGCGTTCCTCGCCGTGCTGGTGCTGGCCCCGATCGTCCCGACCCTCTACCAGAGCATCCGCAACCGCCCGCTCTACGAGGCGGGCGGGGCGTTCACCCTCAGCGGCTACACCGACCTCTTCACCAAGGCCGGCTTCGGTGAAGTCGCCCTGAACACCCTGCTGTTCGCGTCGCTGACCACCATCCTCAGCCTGGCGATCGCCATCCCGATGGCGATCGTGGTGGTCCGTACGAAGCTGCCGGGCGGGCGGCTGATCGCCCTCGCCATGCAGTGGCCGTTCTTCATCTCGTCGCTGATCCTCGGCTTCGGCTGGATCATCATGTACGGCCCGGCCGGGTTCGTCAGCGTCAAGGTGCAGCAGCTCTTCGGCTCGGTGCCGTGGAACCTGTACTCGATCCCCGGCATGGCGCTGACGGAAGCCGTGGCGCTCGCCCCGATCGCGTACGTCTTCTGCGCCAACGCGCTCAGGCAGTCCGACGCCTCCCTGGAATCGGCCGCCCAGGTCTGCGGGGCGGGCCCCTTCCGGATCCTCGCGCAGGTGATCGTGCCGCTGCTGCGGCCGCCCATCGTGTACTCGGCGATCCTCGTCTTCTCCGTCTCCATCGAGACGCTGAGCGTGCCGCTGCTCTACGGCCAGCCGGTCAGCATCGACGTCTTCTCAACTTTCCTCTACCACAACGGACTTCAGTCCGTGGACCCCGACTACACCATGCTGGGCGCCGCCTCGACCGTGATCCTCGTGGTCACCCTGAGCCTGGTCGCCGTGCAGGCGAAGCTGCTGAAGGACGCGGCCCGGTTCGTGTCCGTGCGCGGCAAGGTCACCCGGCCGCGCAAGCTGGACCTGGGCTGGCTGAAGTGGGTCAGCATCGCGTGCATCTGGTTCTACGTGATCGTGGGCGCGCTGGTTCCGATCGCCGGCCTGGTGATGCGGTCCTTCACGCTCGTCTTCACCCCGCTCCAGTCCCCGTTCCGGACGGTGACGACGAAGAACTACGAGATCGTCTTCGACTCCGACAACTACGTGCAGTCGCTCTACAACAGCATGATCGTGGCCGGTGTCGGCTCGGTCGTCGTCTCCGCCCTGGCCGTGTTCGCGGTGATGGTGGCCCGGCGCTCGACGTTCCGCTTCGGCCGCGCGGTGGAGTACCTGGCCCTGATCCCGCAGTCCCTGCCCGGCATCATCATCGGTATCGGCTTCTTCTGGGCCTTCGCGCTGGCGCCCTTCGGGATGGGATCGGTCCTCCAGGGCACGATCTACGCCGTCATCATCGCCTTCGGCATGCGGGCGCTGCCCAGCGCGTTCGGCTCGGTCGCCCCGGCGATCATGCAGATCGGCGGTGAGCTGGACAACGCGGCCCGCGTCTCCGGCGCCGACTGGCTGATGACGTTCTTCCGCGTCCTGCGGGCCCTGATCACACCGGCGTTCGCGGGCGCGCTGATCCTCACCTTCGTGATCATGCTCAAGGAGTACTCCCCGGCCGTCTTCCTCTCCTCGGCCGACAACAACATCCTCGGCACCACCATGCTCAGTCTCTGGACGCAGGGCAGGGCCGGATCCGTCGCCGCGCTGGCCACCCTCCAGATCGGCATCACCGCGGTCTTCGTCGCACTCGCTGGACTGCTCATGAAGGGAAAGCACCATGCCTGA
- a CDS encoding ATP-binding protein → MTAPPAARHPLTAPTFTQRFSSTPLGARLARHLALNQLHAWGIRYGSEASERAAVVVAELAANAVTHGRVPGRDFELRLSLPTGSLRIEVTDTRAERLPPGPGAVPPPRPLAASGRGLILVDALADRWEVQDRVPPGKTVLVEIDLPRWLTLVKRLPERRPPKRRGTGGAARTCTP, encoded by the coding sequence ATGACTGCACCGCCCGCCGCGCGACACCCGCTCACGGCACCGACGTTCACGCAACGCTTCAGCTCGACCCCGCTGGGCGCGCGCCTCGCGAGACATCTGGCCCTGAACCAGCTGCACGCCTGGGGCATCCGCTACGGCTCGGAGGCGTCGGAGCGGGCGGCGGTGGTCGTGGCGGAGCTGGCGGCGAACGCGGTGACGCACGGCCGCGTCCCCGGCCGGGACTTCGAACTCCGCCTGTCCCTGCCCACCGGTTCCCTCCGCATCGAGGTCACCGACACCCGGGCGGAACGCCTGCCGCCGGGCCCCGGCGCCGTACCGCCGCCCCGGCCCCTCGCCGCATCGGGGCGCGGCCTGATCCTCGTCGACGCCCTCGCCGACCGCTGGGAGGTCCAGGACCGTGTGCCGCCCGGCAAGACGGTGCTGGTGGAGATCGACCTGCCGCGCTGGCTGACGCTGGTCAAGCGCCTTCCGGAGCGCCGGCCGCCGAAGCGACGCGGTACCGGTGGAGCTGCCAGGACGTGTACACCATGA
- a CDS encoding DUF397 domain-containing protein, translated as MSTTELAWFKSSYSSGGSGDCVEVAWSKSSHSSSGDGDCVEVAAAPSAVHVRDSKNVAGPQLTLSPGAWADFIPYASRG; from the coding sequence ATGAGCACCACCGAACTGGCATGGTTCAAGAGCAGCTACAGCAGCGGCGGCTCCGGTGACTGCGTCGAGGTTGCCTGGTCCAAGTCCAGCCACAGCAGCAGCGGGGACGGCGACTGTGTAGAAGTAGCCGCCGCCCCCTCCGCCGTCCACGTCCGCGATTCAAAGAACGTGGCCGGGCCTCAGCTCACCCTCTCCCCCGGGGCCTGGGCCGACTTCATCCCGTACGCCTCCCGGGGCTGA
- a CDS encoding Gfo/Idh/MocA family oxidoreductase codes for MTRKTVRIAMNGVTGRMGYRQHLVRSILAIREQGGLDLGDGTVLWPEPILVGRREHALKALAEQHGLDPANISTDVDAVLADPTVEIYFDAQVTSAREEAIKKAIAAGKHIYTEKPTATGLDGALELARLANAAGIKHGVVQDKLFLPGLLKLKRLIDGGFFGRILSIRGEFGYWVFEGDWQEAQRPSWNYRAEDGGGIVIDMFPHWEYVLHELFGRVKSVQALTATHIPQRWDEQDKPYDATADDAAYGIFELDGGAIAQINSSWAVRVNRDELVEFQVDGTEGSAVAGLRNCRVQHRSATPKPVWNPDIPATYSFRDQWQEVPDNAEFDNGFKAQWELFFKHVYADAPYHWDLLAGARGVQLAELGLKSSAEGVRLDVPEIQL; via the coding sequence GTGACACGCAAAACCGTTCGGATCGCCATGAACGGCGTGACGGGGCGCATGGGCTACCGCCAGCACCTCGTCCGCTCGATTCTCGCCATCCGCGAGCAGGGCGGTCTCGACCTCGGCGACGGCACCGTGCTGTGGCCGGAGCCGATCCTCGTCGGCCGCCGCGAGCACGCGCTCAAGGCGCTCGCCGAGCAGCACGGCCTGGACCCGGCGAACATCTCCACCGACGTCGACGCGGTCCTCGCGGACCCGACCGTCGAGATCTACTTCGACGCCCAGGTCACCTCGGCCCGCGAAGAGGCGATCAAGAAGGCGATCGCGGCGGGCAAGCACATCTACACCGAGAAGCCGACCGCCACCGGTCTCGACGGCGCCCTGGAGCTGGCCCGGCTCGCGAACGCCGCCGGCATCAAGCACGGCGTCGTCCAGGACAAGCTGTTCCTCCCGGGCCTGCTGAAGCTCAAGCGCCTCATCGACGGCGGCTTCTTCGGCCGCATCCTCTCCATCCGGGGCGAGTTCGGCTACTGGGTCTTCGAGGGCGACTGGCAGGAGGCCCAGCGTCCCTCCTGGAACTACCGCGCGGAGGACGGCGGCGGCATCGTCATCGACATGTTCCCGCACTGGGAGTACGTCCTGCATGAGCTGTTCGGCCGCGTGAAGTCCGTGCAGGCGCTCACCGCCACGCACATCCCGCAGCGCTGGGACGAGCAGGACAAGCCCTACGACGCCACGGCCGACGACGCCGCGTACGGCATCTTCGAGCTGGACGGCGGCGCGATCGCCCAGATCAACTCCTCCTGGGCCGTCCGCGTCAACCGCGACGAGCTGGTGGAGTTCCAGGTCGACGGCACCGAGGGTTCGGCGGTGGCCGGTCTGCGCAACTGCCGCGTCCAGCACCGCTCCGCCACCCCCAAGCCGGTGTGGAACCCCGACATCCCCGCCACCTACTCCTTCCGCGACCAGTGGCAGGAGGTGCCGGACAACGCCGAGTTCGACAACGGCTTCAAGGCGCAGTGGGAGCTGTTCTTCAAGCACGTCTACGCCGACGCGCCCTACCACTGGGACCTGCTGGCCGGCGCGCGCGGCGTCCAGCTCGCCGAGCTGGGCCTGAAGTCCTCCGCCGAGGGCGTCCGTCTCGACGTACCGGAGATCCAGCTGTGA